In Procambarus clarkii isolate CNS0578487 chromosome 13, FALCON_Pclarkii_2.0, whole genome shotgun sequence, the genomic stretch gaggatgatagttttttttattattattttctaccacagacgtggccacacatttacaatgctaaccacatatatacattttcttctgttttccatggacagggttagagatgtgttaaacatatagttcaagggtttattgaacaatcaaccacagaaggtgattcggtgcttttaaaatgctaagctaacctttcatacgtaaatacatagatacacagatttacgtatgccctacataaagtgttcgatgtgtcttttacatagtgtcattaatgtgcatttacaaaggtgaaatgtaattctgatcagcttccatatacacatacatatacatacacacacatatatacatacatatacatatatacatacatgtatacatacatatatacacacacacatgcaatcacatacatttgtcttttTTActttgacagggtgagatagctgatagagaaactagtgtgcaactaagcacttaatcactgaaggtgatgaaggtgcttttacaagctcaggttatatagttacatcacatacatacattgtatgtatGACtgagcaaacagctcagtttggtttGATGATATTGGTCCTCCAATCTCCAAAAATGCTTgttcgctggccgtgcaaagagcagcgccagcactcataTTTGCAAGCTCTATGGGCATACCatggataaatgtggaaaagcccaatacaaaggctatagtgaaactcctaaacccaaaccgactcctccaaagtccggtaagcctgtgatgaatgttggtgttcctgttaatgatctttctctcttcagcaaacacctgtatcctggaactgtctctgtcaacagtacagattcggagggacgtttcaaattaaagatcttgagggacacagcggctcttcagtcaataatattgaaatcggctgtgcctaatatCACCTACactggggaaaccgtccttatcactgacctcactgctaccacttcgtatccactcgccagagtccacctggattgtcctttcgtgaccgtgaagtccaagtcgccatcagggaaaagccttttcccatgtctggagtgcaacttctcctgggcaatgacttggccgaagatctgcaaccttccaacctgatcatcattgacaaaccccatcttaaagtatgttccagcagaggtccaagaaagtgatgaagtttctcctccggttttggtgaccacccgtgcacaagctgcacgcccacaACCAGCGGACTCTACTgtaaccgctgtccctcaagaccatcagaatctaccaccgaatcttactatgttggagttccgtaagttacagagggaagatccttcattaacaccattattcttccaggctgagactcaacctgacagtattcctgggttcttcctagagaatcagttgctctaccgcagatacagacccagtaaggtAACGGAGGATGacaattgggcaaatgtcgaacaactagtggttcccaccagcctacggcccgatattctacacctggcccacggagcactttctcactcttGTTTTAACAAAACCTGTCACGGAattagacaagactactactggccaggtatggttaaagacgtcaaaagttacgtgcaacagtgtcatacatgttagATGGCAGGGAAACCTAACTTCtcgattcccaaggctcctttaattcccatcccggtgcctgcggaacctttccacagactcatcatagactgtgttgatcctttaccccggaccagttctggcaacgcttatatactaaccatcctgtgtccaaccaccagattccccatagcagttcctgtaaagaacattacggctgctacggtggtgaaacaactattgaaggtctttacccaatacggatttcctcgggagattcaaagtgactgtggcatcaacttcaccagtgatctcttcaagaagacactggaagaattcaacatcactcaggtatcgttcagcccctatcatcctgcttcacagggttctcttgaacgtagtcatcagactattaaagcacgcctaaagaaattttgcaatgagaccatgaaagactgggataaacaacttgacctcatcatgtgcattttcagaagtctccccaatgagtctctaggagtacctccttatgagatgctctacggacgtaagtgccgtactcctctcaaagctttcaaagactctctacgtaatgccaccttcagtgaccctcagaatgtgccccagtttcttcaaaacttaaagcacattctagagagagtacgtaaatttgctaatgacaatcttttgaaagctcaggagaggatgaagactcattttgaccaacgcagcaaaatcaggaaatttaaaccaggagacttcgtgttggcatattttcctatcccaggttctccattgcaaaataagttttcaggatcctaccgcatcaaggaatgcagaaacaaccacaacaacgttcttaagactccagataggcggtggaggacccagttgtgccacgtccatCTTTgaaaggagtataaaggtattccccccactgtgctaatatcactctccactttcaaagatccatacctccacggtgagaccttccctgcttctcctccagaAAGCtctgactctgagtcagtgccttccaactcggaaatccttaatgatcttcctaccTATATACAGGACGGTAATAGTgctctcatcaaagttcttcatgaacatcagaagttgttcaacgatgatccccaggagtgtaatgtggttcagcacgacatccagctgcttcctgatacccggccgattcgtcaacccttttacgtacaaaaaggaagttatgcgtgctgaagtacaataccttctggatcatgggctggccacaccttgtgagtccccttgggcctcaccctgcatcttggtgccaaaaccgcaCGGTAAAGCACGCCTTTGTACTGATTataggaaattgaatcttgtgaccgccaaggatgcttatcctctaccacgtatagatgatatccttgacgcaaTAGGTAATGCCAAATATTTATCCCAACTTGATTTGTTAAAAGGCTATTACCAAATAAGCCTAACAgagagagctaaggaaatatctgccttcaccactccttttggcctatacagatatgaacgccttccttttggactgtaacgccccggccaccttccagagagctgtcaaccgtgtcatctaccaacccgttctcgcaaatttaataagtcaatattgacttattagttgcgtgcataggtgacatccttaacataatagtttcccttgaaaagcttcatagaaaacaccgaccttacctaacctacttagtatgttaaaataagcatcttatcgcttcgtaattacaattgttacttaacctattataggtataggttaggtaataattgtaattacgaagcaataagatgcttatcttaacatactaagtaggttaggtaaggtcggtgttttctatgaagcttttcaagggaaactattatgttaagtatgtcacctatgcacatatttaataagtcaatattgacttattaaatttgcgagaacgggttgcatctacggcctagatcacacctacgcctacttggacgacatcgttgtggcatccaacacctggagtgaacatctgctccagctgcaacatctgttctccaagctcctgacagccagccttaccatcaacttgggcaagtccacatttgccgaaggtaaagtgcgttatctgggtcatgtgatagggagtggcagcatagctcctttaacaattcacactgaagccatccagcattacccacaacctacgaccaggaagcagctcctgcgcttccttggacttgcatcttactatcgtaggtttgtgaagaattttagtacggtagcgacaccattgattaatctggtatcccaagcaacggtatcattggaccatccaacagaccgttgcctttgaacaacttaaatctttgctatgttctgatcccattctcgcctcttcagatatcacgaagcccttcatcatcaaggtcgacgccagtggtaccggcatcgggggcgtcctaatgcaacaacgaggcgaggaggttcttcctgtcagctactacagctacaagttgaggcctcaccagaagaactacagcactataaaaaaggaactcctctccatcgtcctgaatctgcaacatttcgaaccttacctacaggggaatcggtctattaccatctactcggaccacaataccttgcggttcctacaacaggcccaattcagcaatcaaagtcttctacgctgggctctgtacttgcagaattttaatctggagatcttctacatcaaaggttcggacaacattatagccgacgccctctccagagtctacaaggtggagacagctactcctacctctacacCAGCCACTGAAGTAtcttaacccgtaagagcaggcttcgggggagagctgttacgataatctccttcaagagagatttggcctgctctttcctatcttcATGTTacatcagtacatctacaacatctaggtattacaagcaagtgtagtacgtaTTGAGTAAAATAAGTTCTGACAAGCACATACGTAtcagacactcgctctccacctcccccctccatcatcgccgatcaccaaactaccacttccagccagcctgcttctgattggtgaatcgacgtctgcaccactgcacctcagcgccatctacctagccgatATCTGGGCCTGCACCAGTCATTGGagttagaatatcctgtgctctcaagctgaaacaaccaactgaaatacgctctgtttattagtggatgttctcagctagcgctttattctcagcacctgttaattcatttGTCTTTAtttatttgtagagtaacatCACCACTGttcttattttatgttattttttgactttataatcttgtttgtttgcactgtacatagacaagggattatctttgttcatattttcaagttaattaaagtttcattgttcataccatttgttttgcgtgttttcccttactttaccacagaagacaacagccaagcagtcaacttttttttataaatgtgattggtattgacaccagccattaggaggactgccgaacacctactctttttttttccatcacatatatatatatatatatatatatatatatatatatatatatatatacacactgtatattatatactgtatataatatatatatatatattatatacagtatatatgtgtgtgtgtgtaaatccttTTTCTTATTAAAAAGCATAGGTATATGCAACATTGTGCCGGAATTAAACAGTAAATAAAAAAACTGGCTTCAAGTTTATCTAATACCCGCACCTCACAGGCTTCACAAAAAAATTAACACATAATGAATGGTATGAAATTGTAGAGTTGAAGACAAtgtataaccacgaaggaaaattaaaacaggaatttACTTAAACACTTCCGTGTTAATCAACACATCAACTAAAGTATATTATGACGTGTTGATTATCATGAaagtgcttaagtaatttcctgtttgactttgtggttatacattgttatatgtatatattttcagattataATTCGTAATATGTAAATATCTCAAAGTGAAAGTGTACATTCGTATTTCTTATTTTTAATACAACATAAATAAAAAAATGGTATTTATTTATACAgtaaaaacattttattttttatttatgagTATTTATTATTTTAGTATTCATGATATGCAACTTCacctgaaacactatgcgtgttagttACATTTGGAAAAATGTACAAATACCAATATTAtataatctcacaaacccattgtaccatcttgtaaataaataactattaatattattattggtaAATGGTAAGGATAAATGGGCAGGTTTTGGGCAGATCTAGaaatgcccgaaatgctttgcgagtTAGTGGCATAAAAAGAAtggaagaacaccaatgttatgtactctctcgagaaaatgtatcttcttgtacataaatgaataaataaattcgtttgtttaattctaatgcttgtaggtgagaacagttgtgaacgcaagctagcgcacaagtatacGAGcgtccaaaatacttttacacaaaagacatgtacagacaagcgtgtggcttctgactgtttttattgattaatattacatattaggcgcttacctataatggtTATTATTATATACAAGTATATCTATCACATAATAAATGTAAAAAGAGTTTATCTAAAAACTGACAAAAGtattgttttgtgcgttgtatcttgtttgtgggcattcgggtgtgttgtgtttacgctggccggcggcgtccttaccaagcccggattatgtctatcacataactaaacttcatttaataactatatgcctgttaagtagaaaagtttaattgttaatagcattatattgtcattTTAATATTGATCACGTACACATGCATATGCGAGACGtccaaagctggtgtccgaagtggtaaaaataatagtgtgcgatgttgtcagtgtacagtgtcttgtatccgttacaaatccctaaacatgctaaacatcatccactccacacattctcttgtgctatttacatgtacaaaaccttattccaaaatgctaatcctgatctgaaactattCTTTGAAAGATAGAACCCATGACCGCTATACTATAACTAAATATAACTTTCGTATAATTGACAGTCACACGAATATAATTGCCAGTGAGGCTAATGTAACTGACAGTCATTCGAATAAGAATTAccgcccagaggatgggtatgggatgcataataaagaaattgaattgaattagtCAGGTTAATATATTTGACAGTCAGGTTAATATTCATGCTAATATAACTTCATGGAAATATAATTGCTAGACAGTTATAACAAAACTGATAAAGGTAGGCTAGAGAAATATAACTTTCTGACATAAACGGTTATAAATGCCAGTCTGTCTACTATAAACTCATGATATATATTTCTAATCAATATTAGaagaactcataaataggcctaaataaaaaaaatggtCATCAGTTTGCATAGGAATTTGATGAGATAATTCCATGAATTATATACATTTCTCCTACCAATAAATAATTTCATCTTGAGTACGTATCAAACTATTGCCTATACCagctccaatgctaaataataatacaacaacaatgtccataacttagctacagagattatatatattacattttaaataaattaaaaaaaatagaaagcaCACTAGTATTTCAataaataggaagaaaaccccttTTAAACTTTACTTTATCTTTGCTAAAATATAgaaatatttatttacttattagtAATTTTGAGTTCTTCTACAGTGGCAACTTCTTTAGTTTTGCTTGGTCTATGAACAGCATCTAATTTTCATAATTGAACATAATGACAAAATGCCTttagatctttacctttcatggtgaagtatatttctcaaacaaaatataacAGTTACTTTTGTAAGACATTCAACTGACAAAAGGATACCGcgatactttaataattaaaatcaGTTTCAAAATTGTATATATTTCTAAAAGAAAGATACTGTACtaatgcctcattatccttcagcaTTCTCTCAATCATCTCCCACTGAAAGTTTTTAGCTTACCACCTGAATGAATTGCTTTGTGCCTCTTCACATTTCGAAGGgaactgaatctcttcctgcaCTCTGGACAACTGTGAGGTTTGCCACCCAAATGTACAAACGTGTCTTTTCATACTTTCAGGccatttgaatctcttcccacactctgaacaCTCATGAGATTTGtcatctgaatgcactaacatgtgccgtaTTATAGTACTACGGtctttaaattttttgccacactcagcacattcaaaACATCTTTCATCcacatgcactaacatgtgctgtattatagcTTTACGGTTTTTAAATTTTTTGCTACATTCAGCACATTCAAAACGTCTTTCATCCACATGCACTAACATGTGTCTCTTCACAAGACaaagctgactgaatctcttttcacactctggacacttgtgaggtttgtcACATGAATGCACTGACATGTGAGCCTTCACACTTGCAAGgtgactgaatctcttctcacactctggacacttgtgaAGTTTGTCACATGAATGCACTGACATATGAACCTTCACATGAtgacgctgactgaatctcttcccacactctggacacttgtgaggtttctcacctgaatgcactaacatgtgagtcttcacacttgcaagatgactgaatctcttcccacactctggacacttatgaggtttgtcaccagaaTGCACTAATATGTGAGCCTTCACatttccaagctgactgaatctcttcccacactctggacacttatgaggtttgtcaccagaatgcactaatatgtgagtcttcacatgtccaagctgactgaatctcttcccacactctggacacttatgaggtttgtcaccagaaTGCACTAATATGTgtctcttcatatttccaagctggctgaatctcttcccacactctggacactggtgagttTTCATCTTGTTAATGAtatgtgcagtttgtgtgaaggttttctccaccGGATGACAGCACGAGTTGTGATATTGGGAGACGGGTCACGGTGGAGCCTTAATGTTGACGGTTAGGCAAGTCTTGAGTGTTgtgtcttagagttagacttgatgtgagcacttggcggtcaatggtggtgctttttCTTTATGATAGCTGCACTTTGTGTGAAGACTTTATGCTCATGTCTGGACACATAGGTAGTTGTTGCTAAAATGGTGTCGGACGCTTACATTCTCATCACTTAAGCGTTCCAATATTTGTTTTGGGTCCTCGccttattttttatatttctttctcTCTATATAACTGGTTTTCTACATTTACCACATGTTTATCCTCGTTTTTTCCAATCAGATATTTTTCTTTCGATTATTTCTCTAAATATAGTAGCACATGATTAAATACTTTTTTAATAGTTCTAACAAGACACtctgtacattgacaacatcgcacactaatatttttaccacttcggacaccgctttggacgtttcgcatatgtgtacgtgttccatattaaaacaacaatataatgctattaacaaataAAATCTTCTActaaacaggcatatagttattaaatgaagtttagtgatgtaatagacataatccggagttagTAATGACGCCGccggccagcgtaaacacaacacaccccgaatgcccacaaacacgatacaacgcacaaaacacaacacttctgtcagttttttttttttttgagatatatacaagaattgttacattcttgtacagccactagtacgcgtagcgtttcgggcaggtccctggaatacgatccccgccgcgaagaatcgttttttcatccaagtacacattttactgttgcgttaaacagaggctacagctaaggatttgcgcccagtaaatcctccccagccaggatacgaacccatgacatagcgctcgcggaacgcaaggcgagtgtcttaccactacaccacggagactggttaagtttttggataaactccttttatatttattatgtgatagttatacttgtataaaatgataactattataggtaagggcctaatatttaatattaattaataaaaaagaagtcagaagccacacaccTGTCTGtagatgtcttttgtgtaaaagtattttgggcgctcatgtacttgtgcgctagctggcgttcacaattgTTCTCGCCCacaagcatttatttatttatttatttatttatttatttatttatttatttatttatttatttatttatttatttatttatttatttatttatttatttatttatttatttatttatttatttatttatatatatacaagaaggtacattgggtttgtgagaatacattggatagtacagtatttacactcttgtaaagccactagtacgcgcagcgtttcgggcaggtccttaatctaacagataattttaagtaggcaatttctatcagaattgataaatgataaagatacattgcaagagaaaaatgagatgagagagcttagtaagtatattaaagcacattgttatattaaagctctggttgattacattgacagcttgattagtaatttaaacaagattaatagacaccatacagcagattgacagcgcatataagacagcaatgatcacaatggtaaagatgttcaaattgggaacataaaggttgggagattgggtagcaatagatacagtgcaattttaaggcaaaaagtgaaaaactatgaagttgaaattaggtactttttagtattgattttgaatgatgtaaaaagtTGGACagatttcaattcaatagggagtgagttccataaactgggtccctttatttgcatagagtgtttacacagattaagtttaactctgggatatcaaagagatatttatttctggtgtggtgataatgggtcctattacatctgtccaggaagagtttcagagcaggatttgcatttaagaacagggttttgtaaatgtagttgacacaagagaatttatggagtgagattatgtttagcatgtttagggagttaaacaagggagctgagtgttgtctgaaagcagaatttgatattattctgatagcagatttttgctgggtgatgatggacttgaggtggtttgcagtggttgaaccccatgcacagataccatagttgagatagggatagattagtgcataatatagagagatgagagcagagttaggtacataatatctgattttggagagtataccaactgttttagagactttcttagttatgtgttgtatgtgggtactgaagttgagtctcttgtctaggaataggccaagaaacttgacatcatttttattgctaatgtttacattgtctatctgaagctgaattgcatttgtacatttgcttccaaataggatgtagtaggtcttttctatgttaagtgttagtttgttggttgacatccataagtggactttttttagttcattattaacaacatcatttagtgtatgtgggttggggttggagtagatgagggtagtatcatcagcaaacaaaataggtttcagaatgttagagacattaggcagatcattgatgtatataaaaaatagaagaggtcccaagatgctgccctgtggcactccaacggttattggtagaatgggagaggttatattattgatggctacacattggtgtctatcactaagataggattggatataatccagtgcatggcctcggattccataatgatggagtttacataagagttaATCATGATTAACAATATCAAAGGCCTttgcaggtcaatgaagagtccaatcggaatagtatcattggtactcttttgagagcggaagccaaactgacaggggctaagaatgtcgaattttacgagataggagtagagctgtttgtagataattttttcaaatatttttgatagtatgggtaggttcgatattggtctatagttgtttatgtctgatggattacctcctttatgaactggcgttactcttgcttttttaaggatatcagggaaggtatgacactcaagggatttgttgaacagcagagctataggtggcgcaagggcatgggaggcgctcttgcatacaatggatgggatttcactgatgttcacagctttggtttttagtttgcattagttttaagtttttggtttgcattagaattaaacaaacgaatttaaataaataagtaaataaataaataaataaataaataaataaataaataaataaataaataaataaataaataaataaataaataaataaataaataaataaataaatgtttatttaggtaaggtacatacatacaagagattttacaaagaacgatgggtttatagatagagctagtacatacaatgcctaaagccactattacgcaaagcgtttcgggcatgaaaaacttaaatgactaaagctttatactaattgagcataaagaataaaatgagttgagaacaaataaaaaaaagagataaaaaggggggaacatggctgaaaaagcagcacaaatacaattaggtcgacaaacagcgtcgtttaaaaaaaacagacatggattgacaatagaggggtaaggtaggttacagggaatttattaggtatagcttcgtttttatctattaaggcagcgtctgggatgctcccggacgcaggttcgaatcctcgtcacggcccttgtggatttgttcatttgatgcatcacgttaatgtgtTCTCTGTGTGTGAAGAaaacatattgtatacccacaagtattgtgaaattaaacatattagaaatgtgcgctttctcttttctttcttttccatttaactacactgagccacagcaatgcgtggcaggtagtagtagtagtagtaggcatccttcagtctcgggagactatggagttgcgccctagttgtcaatcctggtgcagcgtctggtgtgactgatgaggccaatccgagagtggcagtccttcccacaccgagcacaaacgaagtccgattctggtctgtcttcctggctaccggctttccttctctgtctctttgcctccgactccttggcaagtgactcctcgaacttggagagacctctttgaacagactgcccccaggctgaacggtctgcagccagtgtctcccatatagctagatcgacgtccatggctttcaggtccctcttgcatacgtctttgtaccgtagctggggcttgcctgttggacgctttccctgcatcagctctccgtgcaggagatccttggggatcctgccgtcgcccattcgcacaacgtgcccgagccagcgcattcgtctctgttataaatgatatgagtgggacttctatggggtactggtactattaaggggtataggtagttagaagacaagagtatcaaatatgggagagctaaaaggcccggcccccaaaataaactatccacagtagtaataacttgctacaagaccatatatgttagtctaagggttgatcactgcgctcccaccttggaagaagagatactctgtaattcatgtacttatttattaaccccttaacaaccccccatacactctcaccaataacaataataataataactttaccacactatcttacgttaaaagccttggtccacataggcaggatacaaggtttacactaataacaagctagggtaaagtactactggataagcactgaagctggatgcagcttagggtagtgaaaccacgtgggaccctaatacaaaacacaacacttaggggtacccaaacactggcaaaatactatccccaggtctcaccaatcgttactaccagagtaggcacactcactaatgccctgtacttagcttaaggatacagg encodes the following:
- the LOC138364226 gene encoding zinc finger protein 85-like; this translates as MKTHQCPECGKRFSQLGNMKRHILVHSGDKPHKCPECGKRFSQLGHVKTHILVHSGDKPHKCPECGKRFSQLGNVKAHILVHSGDKPHKCPECGKRFSHLASVKTHMLVHSGEKPHKCPECGKRFSQRHHVKVHMSVHSCDKLHKCPECEKRFSHLASVKAHMSVHSCDKPHKCPECEKRFSQLCLVKRHMLVHVDERRFECAECSKKFKNRKAIIQHMLVHVDERCFECAECGKKFKDRSTIIRHMLVHSDDKSHECSECGKRFKWPESMKRHVCTFGWQTSQLSRVQEEIQFPSKCEEAQSNSFRW